The proteins below come from a single Vanacampus margaritifer isolate UIUO_Vmar chromosome 10, RoL_Vmar_1.0, whole genome shotgun sequence genomic window:
- the LOC144059139 gene encoding uncharacterized protein LOC144059139 isoform X2 translates to MRRFFRAQKDEDYGQIQYLTAKCTRLARDKAVSDREVLLSREREKKLQNDFQALAAQLFQLEKSNVELRRTQDQLIGTIHQQQELVESRQQRAAVLARDSDGDAELLRQVCTELQCLQNSEVQLQSLVEELHAEANCSNAPDEGLQAELQTKTAELEQLRDANKMLATELMDSRFTHEEQVRALRWENDSRARKLQETLEQFEWLCQQQRYWMARVKSFKDSFLEEREGLLQQVHTLESKAKQRNPCDVLQKMQNCPLQGHDCWNRNSPSSWDTDEEAKITYEECHEKGHGRGALCG, encoded by the exons ATGAGGAGGTTTTTCCGAGCACAGAAGGATGAAGACTATGGCCAGATCCAGTATCTGACAGCCAAGTGCACGCGTTTGGCTCGAGACAAAG CTGTGTCAGACAGGGAAGTCCTGTTGTCCAGGGAAAGGGAGAAGAAGCTACAGAATGACTTCCAAGCGCTGGCTGCTCAACTTTTCCAGCTGGAGAAGAGCAACGTGGAGCTCAGGAGGACACAGGACCAGCTTATCGGCACCATCCACCAGCAGCAG GAGTTGGTGGAATCGCGGCAGCAGCGCGCGGCGGTCCTGGCGCGGGATAGCGACGGCGATGCCGAGCTGCTGCGTCAAGTGTGCACGGAGCTGCAGTGCCTCCAGAACTCCGAGGTGCAGCTGCAGAGCCTGGTGGAGGAGCTGCACGCCGAGGCCAACTGCAGTAACGCACCGGATGAGGGCCTCCAAGCAGAGCTGCAAAC TAAGACGGCAGAGTTGGAGCAGCTTCGTGATGCCAACAAGATGCTGGCAACGGAGTTGATGGATTCACGTTTTACACATGAGGAACAG GTGAGAGCTCTGCGATGGGAGAATGACAGCCGTGCAAGGAAGCTCCAGGAAACGCTGGAGCAGTTTGAGTGGCTGTGTCAGCAACAGCGCTACTGGATGGCGCGCGTCAAAAG ctttaaAGACAGTTTTTTGGAGGAGAGAGAAGGTCTACTTCAGCAAGTCCACACACTAGAAAGTAAGGCGAAACAACGGAATCCGTGTGATGTGCTCCAAAAGATGCAAAACTGCCCCCTACAGGGCCACGATTGCTGGAACAG AAACAGTCCATCCTCGTGGGACACTGATGAAGAGGCGAAGATAACGTATGAGGAGTGTCATGAGAAG GGCCACGGTAGAGGTGCGCTTTGTGGGTGA
- the LOC144058984 gene encoding leptin receptor overlapping transcript-like 1: MAGIKALIALSFGGAIGLMFLMLGCALPVYDKYWPLFLLFFYILSPLPYCISRRVVDDTDSASNACKELAIFLTTGIVISAFGLPIVFARAEIIAWGACALVSTGNIVLFGTILGFFLVFGSNDDFSWQQW; this comes from the exons ATGGCAGGGATAAAAG CTCTCATCGCACTGTCCTTTGGAGGAGCCATTGGCCTCATGTTCCTCATGCTGGGATGTGCCCTCCCCGTTTATGA CAAATACTGGCCGCtgttcctcctcttcttctacATCCTCTCGCCCCTCCCATACTGCATCTCGCGGCGGGTTGTGGACGACACCGACTCAGCCAGCAACGCCTGCAAAGAACTGGCTATCTTCCTCACGACGGGCATCGTCATCTCAGCGTTTGGCTTGCCAATTGTCTTCGCACGAGCTGAAATT ATTGCCTGGGGGGCGTGTGCGCTCGTCTCGACGGGCAATATTGTCCTCTTTGGAACCATCCTGGGCTTCTTCCTCGTCTTCGGATCAAATGATGATTTCAGCTGGCAGCAATGGTAA
- the LOC144059139 gene encoding uncharacterized protein LOC144059139 isoform X1, producing MRRFFRAQKDEDYGQIQYLTAKCTRLARDKAVSDREVLLSREREKKLQNDFQALAAQLFQLEKSNVELRRTQDQLIGTIHQQQELVESRQQRAAVLARDSDGDAELLRQVCTELQCLQNSEVQLQSLVEELHAEANCSNAPDEGLQAELQTKTAELEQLRDANKMLATELMDSRFTHEEQVRALRWENDSRARKLQETLEQFEWLCQQQRYWMARVKSFKDSFLEEREGLLQQVHTLESKAKQRNPCDVLQKMQNCPLQGHDCWNRNSPSSWDTDEEAKITYEECHEKAGSPINRYQKPP from the exons ATGAGGAGGTTTTTCCGAGCACAGAAGGATGAAGACTATGGCCAGATCCAGTATCTGACAGCCAAGTGCACGCGTTTGGCTCGAGACAAAG CTGTGTCAGACAGGGAAGTCCTGTTGTCCAGGGAAAGGGAGAAGAAGCTACAGAATGACTTCCAAGCGCTGGCTGCTCAACTTTTCCAGCTGGAGAAGAGCAACGTGGAGCTCAGGAGGACACAGGACCAGCTTATCGGCACCATCCACCAGCAGCAG GAGTTGGTGGAATCGCGGCAGCAGCGCGCGGCGGTCCTGGCGCGGGATAGCGACGGCGATGCCGAGCTGCTGCGTCAAGTGTGCACGGAGCTGCAGTGCCTCCAGAACTCCGAGGTGCAGCTGCAGAGCCTGGTGGAGGAGCTGCACGCCGAGGCCAACTGCAGTAACGCACCGGATGAGGGCCTCCAAGCAGAGCTGCAAAC TAAGACGGCAGAGTTGGAGCAGCTTCGTGATGCCAACAAGATGCTGGCAACGGAGTTGATGGATTCACGTTTTACACATGAGGAACAG GTGAGAGCTCTGCGATGGGAGAATGACAGCCGTGCAAGGAAGCTCCAGGAAACGCTGGAGCAGTTTGAGTGGCTGTGTCAGCAACAGCGCTACTGGATGGCGCGCGTCAAAAG ctttaaAGACAGTTTTTTGGAGGAGAGAGAAGGTCTACTTCAGCAAGTCCACACACTAGAAAGTAAGGCGAAACAACGGAATCCGTGTGATGTGCTCCAAAAGATGCAAAACTGCCCCCTACAGGGCCACGATTGCTGGAACAG AAACAGTCCATCCTCGTGGGACACTGATGAAGAGGCGAAGATAACGTATGAGGAGTGTCATGAGAAG GCGGGAAGTCCTATCAACAGATACCAAAAACCTCCTTGA
- the srp72 gene encoding signal recognition particle subunit SRP72: MASGGLATASLWTEVNRCGQNGDYTRALKALTKILQVNREDVTALHCKIVCLIQNGTFKEALNVMNTHNKIIGSELVFEKAYCEYRLNRVESSLKIIESAPEQTDKLKELYGQVLYRLERYDECKSVYKDLIRNSQDEYEEERKTNLAAVMAAVSQWEKAPLEDLGLPESTYELCYNASCVLIGQGQLTAAYNKLQQAEELCRQSLADDSDITEEDVESELAVIHSQMAYVIQLQGRTDEALQLYNQVIKLKPSDVGLLAVTANNIITINKDQNVFDSKKKVKLTSAEGVEYKLAKMQLQAIEFNKALLAMYTNQADQCRKLSSSLQSQNPGHPRPVLIQVAQLCREKQHSKAVELLQQFSDQHPESASGIKLTMAQLYLVQGHVTKACDVLRSIEEFKHKEGMVSALVSMYSHEEDIDGAIDVFRQAIQHYQSKQSGSTAHLALVREAANFKLKYGRKKEAISDLEQLWKQNPKDIHTLAQLISAYSLVDTDKAKSLSKHLPSADTMSFKVDVDELENSHGATYVRKKAAKVAGENLPKEEGQGDIKKKKKKKKGKLPKNCDPKATPDPERWLPMRERSYYRGKKKGKKKEQIGKGTQGATTGASSELDASKTASSPPTSPRPGSASSSAPSNVVPPRQQKPASSGATRKKAPQKKKKGGKGGW; the protein is encoded by the exons ATGGCGAGCGGTGGGCTGGCCACGGCGTCGCTGTGGACCGAAGTGAACCGCTGCGGACAGAACGGAGACTACACGAGAGCCTTGAAAGCTCTTACAAAAA TTTTGCAAGTAAATAGGGAAGATGTGACGGCCCTTCACTGTAAAATAGTGTGCCTTATCCAGAATGGCACCTTCAAGGAGGCTTTAAATGTCATGAACACGCACAACAAAATTATCGGCAG CGAACTTGTTTTCGAGAAAGCCTATTGCGAGTACCGTTTGAACAGAGTTGAAAGTTCTCTCAAGATCATCGAAAGTGCTCCCGAGCAGACTGACAAGCTGAAGGAACTCTACGGTCAAGTG TTGTACAGACTGGAGCGCTATGACGAGTGCAAGTCCGTCTACAAGGATCTGATCAGGAACTCCCAGGACGAGTATGAAGAAGAGCGCAAGACCAACCTCGCGGCTGTCATGGCCGCCGTAAGCCAGTGGGAGAAGGCACCGTTG GAAGATTTAGGCCTCCCCGAGTCGACGTACGAGCTTTGCTACAATGCCTCCTGCGTGCTGATTGGCCAGGGTCAGCTGACTGCAGCATACAATAAGCTTCAACAAGCTGAAG AGCTTTGCCGGCAGTCATTGGCTGACGATTCG GATATAACCGAGGAGGACGTCGAGTCGGAGCTGGCTGTCATTCATTCTCAGATGGCGTACGTGATTCAGTTGCAAGGTCGGACGGACGAGGCGCTGCAGCTCTACAATCAGGTCATCAAGCTCAA GCCTTCGGATGTGGGCCTGCTGGCCGTGACTGCCAATAACATCATTACAATAAACAAG GACCAAAATGTGTTCGATTCTAAGAAGAAGGTGAAGCTGACAAGTGCAGAAGGGGTCGAATACAAGTTGGCCAAAATGCAGCTACAGGCCATTGAATTCAACAAAGCCCTGCTGGCCATGTACACGAACCAG GCCGACCAGTGCCGAAAGCTGTCCTCCAGTCTTCAGTCTCAGAACCCGGGTCACCCGCGACCCGTCCTGATCCAGGTGGCTCAGCTGTGCAGGGAGAAGCAGCACAGCAAAGCGGTCGAGTTGCTCCAG CAATTCTCAGATCAGCATCCAGAGAGCGCGTCGGGCATCAAACTGACAATGGCACAGCTGTATTTAGTTCAAG GTCACGTTACAAAAGCCTGCGATGTCCTGAGGTCCATTGAAGAGTTCAAGCACAAAGAGGGCATG GTGTCGGCTCTGGTGTCCATGTACTCTCACGAAGAAGACATTGACGGCGCTATCGACGTTTTTAGACAAGCTATTCAGCACTACCAGTCCAAACAG TCGGGATCCACAGCCCACTTGGCTCTGGTGCGAGAAGCTGCCAATTTCAAACTGAAGTACGGCCGAAAAAAGGAAGCCATTAGTGATCTGGAGCAACTGTGGAA GCAAAACCCGAAGGACATTCACACGCTGGCGCAACTCATCTCCGCCTACTCTCTGGTGGACACGGACAAAGCCAAATC CCTGAGCAAGCACCTCCCTTCGGCAGACACCATGTCCTTCAAGGTGGACGTGGACGAGCTGGAGAACTCGCACGGGGCCACGTACGTCAGGAAAAAGGCAGCCAAAGTCGCCGGAGAAAATCTTCCCAAAGAAGAAGG acAAGGGgatataaaaaagaagaagaagaaaaagaagg gTAAACTACCGAAGAACTGCGACCCCAAAGCCACCCCTGACCCAGAGAGGTGGCTGCCCATGAGGGAACGCTCCTACTACCGAGGGAAGAAGAAGGGCAAGAAGAAGGAGCAGATCGGGAAAGGCACCCAGGGGGCCACGACGGGAGCCTCGTCAGAGCT GGATGCGAGCAAAACCGCCAGCAGCCCTCCAACATCCCCTCGACCGGGTTCCGCGTCCAGCTCAGCCCCCAGCAATGTGGTCCCTCCGCGCCAGCAGAAACCCGCATCGTCTGGGGCCACGCGCAAGAAGgcaccacagaagaagaaaaagggcgGCAAAGGAGGCTGGTAG